A portion of the Pedobacter cryoconitis genome contains these proteins:
- a CDS encoding gliding motility lipoprotein GldH, producing MKRIKIFVLLFFSVLATGLLGCNTNNLIDTNEEMPQRNWSYVNKIKGTAEIKDPAMPVSLKFKLRHTADYRYANIYILMHLSGPGLPKITRRYEYKLAESDGQWLGKGSGNLYTSVLPLLTNYHFPQAGKYTIEIEQNMRDNPLKEISDAGITVSGVPVK from the coding sequence ATGAAGAGAATTAAGATTTTTGTATTGTTGTTTTTCAGTGTACTGGCAACAGGACTGCTGGGATGTAATACAAATAACCTGATTGATACAAACGAAGAAATGCCTCAGCGTAACTGGAGCTATGTCAATAAGATTAAGGGCACTGCAGAGATCAAAGATCCTGCAATGCCTGTATCTCTTAAGTTTAAGCTTAGGCATACTGCTGATTACAGGTATGCTAATATTTATATTTTGATGCACCTGAGCGGCCCTGGTTTACCTAAAATCACCAGACGTTATGAATATAAACTCGCGGAGTCTGACGGGCAATGGCTGGGCAAAGGTTCGGGAAACTTATATACTTCTGTTCTCCCATTACTGACTAATTACCATTTTCCGCAAGCAGGGAAATATACTATTGAAATTGAACAAAATATGCGTGATAATCCTTTAAAGGAAATCAGCGATGCAGGAATTACCGTTTCCGGAGTTCCAGTGAAATAA